A stretch of DNA from Phycisphaerae bacterium:
GCTGCTGAATGCGCTTCGACGGCGGCATCTGCTTCTGTCGTTCGAGGCCCCGAATGGCATCCCGCAGATTATTTTCCGCGATCCGCCGGAGCCACGCTTCAAAGGAACCGGCCTGTTCGGGTCGAAAGGTGGAGATCTGGAGAAAGGCCTCCAGATAGGTGATCTGCATCACGTCGCCCGGTTCAATCATGGACCGCCACGATCGCCCGATCTTCAGATTCGCCTCGACGCGGGGGCCGTAGATCGCCAGAAGCTCGCTCAGACCGTCGGCGTCACCCTTAACGGCGCGGTCGACCAGCGCGGCAACGCAGACTTCATCTGGCGGTTGGGATATCATCGCTCCGGCACACTCCAACGGCCATTCTAACCCCTTTTCCGGAAATAACCCGAATCCGCGTGTATCCCGCCGTGCCCGCATCGCATGGAACGGAAGGGAGGGGTTCCGCGGTCGCTGCCGCAGAAAACACCTTCTCACGGTAAATCGGACCGGAAGTTCAGAAAAACAGGGAGAACGTCATGAAACGAATGAACTGGATAGCGCTGTTTATTACCGGCGTCATCGGGCCCACAGGCCTGCTTTTCGGACAGGGCACTGTTTTCACCTACCAGGGGCAGCTCAAGGACGTCGGCTCGCCTGCCAACGGCCCTTACGACATGATCTTTCGCGTTTTTGACGCCGACATGGCCGGGACACAATCCGGGGTCGATTACCCCCTCGCCGCCGTGCCGGTCGCGGATGGCCTGTTTACCGTCAATCTCGATTTCGGCCCCGCCATCTTCACCGGCGCCCCGCTGTGGCTGGAAATCGAGGTGAATACCGTCGTGCTCGCGCCGCGACAGGCGATCACAGGGACGCCGTACGCCCAAAAGGCCGCCTCCGCACAAGCCTGCAATGTCGCGGACTACGCATCCGCCCCGTGGGTGACTTCCGGCGCTGATCTCTATTACAACGACGGCAACGTCGGAATCGGTACCGCCACACCCACGGCCAAGCTGGAGGTCGTGGGCACCCCCGGTGTCGACGGGATCAAGTTCCCGGATGGCACGCTCCAAACGTCGGCGACCACCGGCGCTGCCGGTTTTTGGTCGGCGAGTGCTGCGAACATTTTCAGCAACAACGCCGGAACCGTAGGCGTTGGGACCGGCACGCCTGATGCGAAGCTCCACGTCGCCGGCGGCCCAGTATGGACATCCAACGGATGGACGAAGTCTCTGGCGGTCAACAATGCGGCCGCGATCGAGCTGGGCTACGGCAGCGCGACCCGATTCGGCATCGGCTCGTCGTCAAACGGCCTGTATTTCTTTCGTACCGCAACGGAAGCCGTGGCCGAC
This window harbors:
- a CDS encoding RNA polymerase sigma factor, with product MISQPPDEVCVAALVDRAVKGDADGLSELLAIYGPRVEANLKIGRSWRSMIEPGDVMQITYLEAFLQISTFRPEQAGSFEAWLRRIAENNLRDAIRGLERQKQMPPSKRIQQRDSSDSFVGLYEQIAATTTTPSRLAARNDIQQLLQAAIDRLPPDYAATVRLYDLEGKTIAEVSATMSRSTGAVHMLRARAHERLGELLGTASAWFGSSA